In Solanum stenotomum isolate F172 chromosome 6, ASM1918654v1, whole genome shotgun sequence, one DNA window encodes the following:
- the LOC125869244 gene encoding uncharacterized protein LOC125869244: MAADTLSDSDQIFSKLPEDIIEKILSCVTLKQRPIVSLVSKKWQQIIKSFNDDLNLVHKYSSKIACGYCGSSQLDRHESCLCSDTDLYHVDPFIKLAADNISFKELYLFIPPTFRYCASSGILDSKFLTILHIKGNCNMNIIRKFNVMPSLKELYFHSVCIFSHTFSNFIPKCPLLVLLTLINCDNLNELTVPHLNYLEKLHVNTRKKITKIEVKAQNLLEFHLCCPAFTKLDLSASTKLQLLHIDSTNVPDSFPYDIFSTFPSLKSLCLILCRGLKKIKIVSPLLESLTLNNIIDLDEAFIATPNLQLFNVIYSFKFQTPCPIVGSRHMEVEMGARATNNLLELRNFAENLGENITLSLETDTTGAKGVTFQPGNLGPLFIKCINLVIQSSFKPRYESFLAEFFSYFHPRTLVVTVNSDARKHDFIQVLMNELEGWNRDGTKRYKRSEYIFWYSALKRFTVLGSTAFARQEREARCDRSTLCAGSREGSNQKGLSVDLPNISTITKQEREARNGKRPLCAGSEEGREQQCILFVALPNLSTITREGTHQIKLQFEW; this comes from the exons ATGGCCGCCGATACTCTTTCTGATTCCGAtcaaatattttccaagttacCAGAAGACATCATCGAGAAAATCTTGTCTTGTGTAACTCTGAAACAGAGACCAATAGTTTCTCTTGTTTCCAAAAAATggcaacaaataataaaatcattcaaTGACGATCTCAATTTAGTCCACAAATATTCTTCAAAGATAGCCTGTGGATACTGCGGCTCCTCTCAATTGGACCGTCATGAGTCATGTTTATGCTCCGACACTGATCTCTACCATGTCGATCCATTTATTAAACTTGCTGCAGACAACATCAGTTTCAAAGAGCTTTATTTGTTCATACCACCTACTTTTAGGTATTGTGCGTCTTCCGGAATTTTAGATTCCAAATTTTTAACCATTCTCCATATAAAAGGAAATTGCAACATGAATATTATTCGAAAATTTAATGTAATGCCTTCATTGAAAGAGTTGTATTTTCATTCTGTTTGCATTTTTTCGCACACCTTCTCCAATTTTATACCCAAGTGTCCTCTCCTTGTTCTGTTAACTTTGATAAATTGTGACAACCTTAATGAATTAACAGTCCCCCATCTCAATTATCTCGAAAAGCTTCATGTCAATACTcgcaaaaaaattacaaaaattgaaGTAAAAGCTCAAAATCTCCTCGAGTTTCACTTGTGTTGTCCAGCCTTTACCAAACTAGATCTGTCTGCTTCTACTAAACTACAACTCCTCCATATAGATTCTACAAATGTTCCTGACTCATTTCCTTATGACATTTTCTCAacattcccatctctaaaatcCTTATGTCTTATATTATGTAGAGgattgaaaaaaatcaaaattgtgaGTCCTCTATTGGAGAGTTTGACATTGAATAACATCATTGACTTGGACGAAGCATTCATAGCTACTCCTAATTTACAATTGTTCAACGTAATATATAGCTTTAAATTCCAAACCCCATGTCCCATAGTGGGATCAAGGCATATGGAAGTTGAGATGGGTGCTCGTGCAACTAATAACTTGCTTGAGTTGAGAAATTTTGCTGAAAATTTGGGTGAAAATATCACGTTGTCCTTGGAAACTGACACAACTGGAGCAAAG GGAGTAACATTTCAGCCAGGAAACCTTGGACCACTTTTTATCAAGTGCATAAATTTGGTAATACAATCTTCATTTAAACCAAGATATGAATCTTTTCTTGCTGAATTTTTTAGTTACTTCCATCCGCGGACCTTAGTAGTGACAGTGAATTCAGATGCCCGCAAACATGACTTTATACAG GTCCTAATGAATGAGCTGGAAGGCTGGAACAGAGACGGCACTAAACGTTACAAACGTAGTGAGTACATATTTTGGTACAGTGCATTGAAACGCTTTACAGTCCTTGGATCAACTGCATTTGCAAGACAAGAAAGGGAAGCCAGGTGTGATAGGTCCACGTTATGTGCTGGGTCAAGGGAAGGGTCGAACCAGAAGGGGCTATCAGTAGACTTACCTAACATTTCTACAATTACAaaacaagaaagggaagccCGGAATGGTAAGCGCCCGCTCTGTGCAGGATCTGAGGAAGGACGGGAACAACAATGCATATTGTTCGTAGCCTTACCTAACCTTTCTACAATAACAAGAGAAGGCACTCATCAAATTAAGTTGCAGTTTGAGTGGTAA
- the LOC125866926 gene encoding auxin-responsive protein SAUR68-like, whose translation MSMLTAKKLIKMARKWQKFAAMQRKRISFPRNGSDADSCSTSSYSIVEKGHFVVYTADQVRFVIPLVYLENEIIRQLLNMSEEEFGLPSGGPITLSCDSAFMDYIIFLIKKGITAGDLHKALLLSIPSSCCSTFSLHQESGNQQLLVC comes from the coding sequence ATGTCAATGCTCACCGctaagaaactcatcaagatgGCCAGGAAATGGCAGAAGTTTGCAGCCATGCAGAGGAAAAGGATTTCATTTCCAAGAAATGGTAGTGATGCAGACAGTTGCAGTACATCTTCATACTCTATAGTtgaaaaaggacattttgtAGTATATACAGCTGATCAAGTTCGCTTTGTCATTCCATTGGTTTACCTTGAAAATGAAATCATTAGGCAACTTTTGAACATGTCCGAAGAAGAATTTGGGCTACCGAGTGGTGGTCCTATTACATTATCCTGTGATTCAGCCTTCATGGACTACATCATTTTCCTAATCAAGAAAGGCATAACTGCTGGAGATCTACACAAAGCGTTGCTCCTATCAATTCCTTCTTCTTGCTGTTCGACTTTTTCTTTGCACCAAGAAAGTGGAAACCAACAGCTTCTTGTTTGTTGA
- the LOC125866929 gene encoding auxin-responsive protein SAUR68-like: MISTKKLIKMARRWQKFAAGQRKRISFSRNVSDVDDCSTSSSSIVEKGHFVVYTIDQKRFVIPLVYLENEVIRQLLIISEEEFGLSSDGPITLPCDSTFMDYIISLIRKGVTAGDLHKALLLSIPSCCCSTSFLLQESGNQQLLVC; the protein is encoded by the coding sequence atgaTCAGTACCAAGAAACTCATCAAAATGGCCAGGAGATGGCAGAAGTTCGCAGCCGGGCAGAGGAAGAGGATTTCATTTTCAAGAAATGTTAGTGATGTAGATGATTGTAGTACGTCTTCATCGTCTATAGTTGAAAAAGGGCATTTTGTAGTATATACAATTGATCAAAAGCGCTTCGTGATTCCCTTGGTTTATCTTGAAAATGAGGTCATTAGGCAGCTTTTGATCATATCTGAAGAAGAGTTTGGTCTGTCAAGTGATGGCCCTATTACATTACCTTGTGATTCAACCTTCATGGACTACATCATTTCGCTAATAAGGAAAGGCGTAACTGCAGGAGATCTTCACAAAGCATTGCTCCTATCAATTCCTTCATGTTGCTGTTCGACTTCTTTTTTGCTCCAAGAAAGTGGAAACCAACAGCTTCTTGTTTGTTGA
- the LOC125866934 gene encoding auxin-responsive protein SAUR21-like — protein sequence MGIKMSPIIQGTRILRRFSNSGGVPKGHCAVYVGESQKKRFVMPISYLSQPLFQDLLTQAEEQFGFDHQMGGLTIPCKEDVFVDLTSRLRR from the coding sequence ATGGGTATCAAAATGAGTCCGATTATTCAAGGTACTAGAATCTTGAGGAGGTTTTCAAATTCCGGAGGTGTTCCAAAAGGTCATTGTGCAGTATATGTAGGAGAGAGCCAGAAGAAGAGATTCGTCATGCCAATATCTTACTTGAGCCAACCTTTATTTCAAGACTTGTTAACTCAAGCTGAAGAACAGTTTGGCTTTGATCATCAGATGGGTGGTCTCACAATACCTTGCAAAGAGGACGTGTTTGTTGATCTCACATCCCGCTTAAGACGATGA
- the LOC125866932 gene encoding auxin-responsive protein SAUR68-like, whose amino-acid sequence MAMISTKKLIKMVRKWQKFAAMQRKRISFPRNGSTSSSPIVEKGHFVVYTVDQFRFVIPLAYLENEVIEQLLNMSEEEFGLPSGGPITLPCDSAFMDYIISLIKKGIAAGDLHKALLLSIPSSSCSTSSLHQESGNQQLLVC is encoded by the coding sequence ATGGCAATGATAAGTACCAAGAAACTCATCAAAATGGTTAGGAAATGGCAGAAGTTTGCAGCCATGCAGAGGAAGAGGATTTCATTTCCAAGAAATGGCAGTACATCCTCATCACCTATAGTtgaaaaaggacattttgtAGTATATACAGTCGATCAATTTCGCTTTGTCATTCCATTGGCTTACCTTGAAAATGAAGTCATTGAGCAACTCTTAAACATGTCTGAAGAAGAGTTTGGACTGCCGAGTGGTGGCCCTATTACATTACCTTGTGATTCAGCCTTCATGGACTACATCATTTCGCTAATAAAAAAAGGCATAGCTGCTGGAGATCTTCACAAAGCGTTGCTCCTATCAATTCCTTCTTCTAGCTGTTCGACTTCTTCTTTGCACCAAGAAAGTGGAAACCAACAGCTTCTTGTTTGTTGA
- the LOC125866924 gene encoding auxin-responsive protein SAUR68-like — MAMLSAKKLIKMARKWQKFAAMQRKRISFPRNGSDADSCSTSSSSMVEKGQFVVYTTDQARFVVPLAYLENEVIRQLLSMSKEEFGLPSGGPIKLPCDSAFMSYIISLIKKGVAAGDLHKAVLLSIPSCCCATSSMHQEIGSQQLLVC, encoded by the coding sequence ATGGCAATGCTCAGCGctaagaaactcatcaagatgGCCAGGAAATGGCAGAAGTTTGCAGCCATGCAGAGGAAGAGGATTTCATTTCCAAGAAATGGTAGTGATGCAGACAGTTGCAGTACATCTTCATCTTCTATGGTTGAGAAAGGCCAATTTGTAGTATATACAACTGATCAAGCCCGTTTTGTCGTTCCCTTGGCTTACCTTGAAAATGAGGTCATAAGGCAACTTTTAAGCATGTCCAAAGAAGAGTTTGGGTTGCCGAGTGGTGGCCCTATTAAATTACCCTGTGATTCAGCCTTCATGAGCTACATCATTTCACTAATCAAGAAAGGTGTAGCTGCGGGAGATCTTCACAAAGCAGTGCTCCTCTCGATTCCTTCATGCTGCTGTGCAACTTCTTCTATGCACCAAGAAATTGGAAGCCAGCAGCTTCTTGTTTGTTGA
- the LOC125866933 gene encoding auxin-responsive protein SAUR21-like: MGIKMSPLVQGTRIFRRFSNSGGVPKGHCAVYVGENQKKRFVVPISYLNQPLFQDLLTQAEEHFGFDHPMDGLTIPCQEDVFIDLTSRLWRL; the protein is encoded by the coding sequence ATGGGTATCAAAATGAGTCCCCTTGTTCAAGGTACTAGAATCTTCAGGAGGTTTTCAAATTCCGGAGGTGTCCCCAAAGGTCATTGTGCAGTATATGTTGGAGAAAACCAGAAGAAAAGATTCGTCGTACCAATATCTTACTTGAACCAGCCTTTATTTCAAGACTTATTAACTCAAGCTGAAGAACATTTTGGCTTCGATCATCCAATGGATGGCCTCACAATACCTTGCCAAGAGGATGTATTCATTGATCTCACATCTCGCTTGTGGAGATTGTGA